In the Balearica regulorum gibbericeps isolate bBalReg1 chromosome 3, bBalReg1.pri, whole genome shotgun sequence genome, AAAGGATTCCTAGATTATCCCTAGGAAAAAGTAATCACTATTGGGCATGGGAGGCTTAGGGGAGACATTATCACCATGTTCCAatacttaaagggtggctacaaaaaagatggagactcactttttacaaggagtcacatggaaaagacgagGGGTAACaggtgcaagttactcctggggagatgcCAACTGGACACTAGcggaaaatttttcacaatgagaactATCggccattggaataatctccccagggaagtggtggattccccaacatttgacacttttaagattcagctggatggggtgctgggccatcttgtctagactgtgcttttgccaagaaaggttggaccagatgatccttgaggtcccttccaagctggtgttctatgattctgtgatgtaAGGTACCAGCTTACCTTTATAAATGGTTCGAAATCTTGGTCATTTGTTCCAgagttttaagaaataaaactgtcacCTTAGTGCCCTTAAACTGAAAGCCAGAGCTATTGAAAGCCTCTGACACTTAAAATTGCCCAGCCTTTGGAAAGCTCTCAGGACCTACCCAAGCAATTTAGCATAGGGGCTGAATCATATCAATGCTTTTTTGATGCAGAAAGAGGTAATTTGCTTCACATAGAAGAGCCAAACACATTAATGCTCTTTTTCTTAGTATCTTCCCTAGCATGCAAGtctttcttctgcaaatgctCAAGAAGAAATTCACCCCAGGACAGGAATTGAGGTGTGTTCACCTGTGTGAGGGGCTCGATTGCCTACACACTATTTCAGGCACCACTTGTGGTCCCACAGCATAGAGACTTACCTGAATTAACTTGGACAGAAGCTATCTAAGAAGCACAAAGCCAATGGGCCACACTTTGTGTAACAGGGAGAACAAGTAGGATGCACTCTCACTAGTTCCCTCACTCTGCTGTCTACTGGCATAGGTAAAGCCTTCAAAGCACCTCTTCTTTTCAGATGTCTACCACACCAGGAAGGCAGAGGACTGCAAGTGAAGAACAGCAAGCCCAGGCAGCAAAGATCTAGCACTGTGTCAACAAACCAGGTCTAAAATGGGCTTGATCAGCAAGTCCCACTGCAAGCAGCCTGTCCTATCTGCCACAACACAGCTGATGATCATGTACTTGCCTGGGGTCAACTCCAGTCTCACCTCCTGAGGGCCATGAGGGGTGTCTGGGTTGGCAAATGCTGCCTGAGAGGGCACTGCCGTGCACTTAGTGGAGGCAGCCTGGGTAACCTTTTGATTTGCCACCTGCCTCAGAGAACTGGGGGACGGGGCTGCTGGCCCCATGGTTGAAGGCTTTAACCTAACAGTCAGGAGATGTGGATGGAGTTCTCATCCTTTAACCCATGACTTGGACTTGTATTCAGATCACACACTGTTGGTGCTTAAAATGCTGAGCTGACCTCTTCCCTGTCACTGCTTGCAGCGTCCCCAGTTTCCAGCCCTTAAAAGGGCACAATACAGTATGCCTGCCCATTAACAGGCTTTTCTGTGACCAGGGATAGCACAGAAACATTGACAGAAGCCTCAGGCGCGTTTGAGAAGGGCAGATTAGGCAGTGAAACGAGAGGGGATAAAGTGCGGTATGTCtctgaaaaatctgcttttgcagaaaaaaatacaagaactgGAAAGAGTTCTTCCAGAGCTCCAGCAAGGGCTTCAGCTCAGGGCATAACAGCATTGATTGTGGGCTGCAATGAAATAATACAGTGTTTAAAAGGACCTTCCTGAAATTTCAAGCTTGTAATGGAAAACTCTCTGTTGTTGAAATCCAGTAATTCTCTGCTACCAGCATGGATACCACTCCTgctgaagagaggaaaggaaacaaaactgccATGAATTTTATCTTGCAAGACCAATGTTTGACAAGATTCCATTTAACCAGATGGTGCCAAACAGAATTCCCAGTGCTTTGCTGATGCTGCTGAGGATCCTGGTCAGGAGAACATCCACCAGAGAAGAATGTGGAGACTAACTTCCTCATTTTCAAATTTATGAACCTAGTAAGATCAGGAAATCTGGGATGACTGAATACCAAATTCTGAGGAGGAACTACAATAGAAAAGCAAGTTAACACCTTAACATGCATTTTCCTTGGTTGTCCTTCTTTTTACATAACAGTCTTCGCTGAGCAGAAACACTAAGCAGTGAAGAAGACTCAGCGCAGGTAACTCAGCACAGCTCCAGTAGATTTCTGCAACTTTGGTTTACCCCCTTTTACCGGGGCTCTGACTTTTAGTACTTTGCTAACAATCAGCAGATGAACAGAGAAAGGGTGGCTGCCTGTCACTTAACAAAGAGGGCTTTGGACTCTCGCTGAAGGTTATTTGCCTACAATATCCTCAATGGTCCAATTGCATTAGCTCTGCCTTTatgaaaatttcctttgaaaagtgAGTCACTAACCCAGGTGGgaaattcttttgaaatataaatgcaaTTGAATACAATTCTCTAGATAGTAATAGTTCTTGGAAAACTCCACCTcttacctcctcctccccttgtttactcttttcctAAGAAAACTCACTCATCAAATTAGACTGagctgagatttctttttaactggTTTAAGTAGTACaatatttttacaagttttctagcagaacccccccccccagatacttgctgaagaaaatgagtATCAAGAAAAGTAGGCAGTGTTGAAGTTTCTGTTCCTAAGTAGGTTAACAGATTGACAGACTACTTCCTTCTCAACAATTGATTATTTCAGGGcttattgttttgttgttgctattttaaGCAGGATTGTCAGAACCTGCCTGCAAGCACCGAGCGTAAGTCTTCTCTCCAGTATTATATCCCCAATAACTGATTTTTAACAACCTGTGGAGGCCTTAGGGAGCCGGGTGAAAAGAGCAACACAAACTGTTCAATGTTTCTGTGAAGTCCCATCAGCTCAAGTAACAGCCCCGTTCCTGCAACTCTGTAACACGGGGACACCCCACATCGCACTTGCTGCTTCTAGCACAAAGCcttaagaaagagaaatccCAGAAGATTCTGGGAGGCTCCcttaacaggaaagaaaaggaaaggcaaagacCTCCTGGAGAGGATATACCAGCAGTGTTACAGGGACCACCACCTCCTCTGACACTCGCGACTGCACCCCGCACCCCGCTACAGGAGGGCGGCTGGCCGCAGAGCGGGGTCATCTTCACCCACACGACACTCATGCCGAGCCCTACCACCGAACAACTTGGGCACGTGCTCCTGAATGGCATCTGTCTGTGGGAAAACAGAGTGTCCTAAAAAGGCAGAGAGACAAAACCTTTCACCTACTTCTCACACAATCGATACACTGGCAAACAATGTTTTGTGACATTAACTCTGGCACCGACAGCAGTCTGAGACCCAAATTGAGACCAACAAGGTCCAAATTCCAGGGGAACTGAGAAGCTCTGTGAGATAACCGAGGGTCAGAGTCCACCAGGCTTATTCCCATCAGGCCATCCCACCCAAATGAAAGCCCAGCAGGAGAAGGGCCTGTGCAGCCGCTCTCCGGAGGGGCGAGCGCCTGCGTGTTGACCCCAGCTATCTTATCAGGTGCTTTTTGAAGAGAAGCTCAGCAAACACTGTGTGATTCAATATGACAGGGGGCAAGGGACCCGTCTGGGAAGTTGTTAGGACAGCAAGGGCAAACCAACAGTTTTAGGAATGGAGAAATATTCCCATGCAGCTTAAGGGAAGGCAAAGGACAGAAAGCAGTCCATTTCAGACTGCTCTGAGtctctcttgctgttttcaTGGCAGCCAAACTGCTAAAAGTAGGTAGAGCAACTTATACAAGAACTTCCTGCTGCCATTAGATACTTTCTACTGTCTGGTTTAACATATCCTTCACTGAGGTTTCCACAGCGGTGGATCtttgacaggacaaggggtaatgggtttaagctgaaagagggttgatttagattagatgttagaaagaaattctttcctgttagagtggtgaggcactggaacgggttgcccagagaggttgtggataccccctccctggaagtgttcaaggccagcttggatgaggctttgggcaacctggtctagtggaaggtgtccctgcccatggcaggggggttggaactagatgatctttgaggtcccttccaacccaaaccattccatgattctttGATCTTGCAGGATTGCAGGATACACACCCCAAGTCGCTCTATACATGCGACATTGTTTAATGAGGCTGCAATGTCCTTTCTTGTATTGGTAACAACCtttacaaattcatttttcagacaaaatctGTACCGAAGCACTGGTGTGATCGGTTCACCCTTCGCTCGTTCAGGACAGTGCAGTGCAACCTCACAGAGCATTAATTTCCTCACCACAGTTTTAATGCCTAGCAGTCCTAATCAAAACaccttggggggaaaaaaaaaaaaaaaaggaaaaaaaaaagccttatcaGCAGTCCCAGGGAGAAAACTTGTTCAGCACAGTGCGGAAAATCTTCCCAGGAGGAAACAGTGGCAAAACCAGGAGTGGAGCAGACCCAGAGCCAGCGGCACACCGAGACTGCCTCCAGTAGCCCACCTGCTTGCTCTCTTGTCAATGTGTCTCCTCTCATCCACGCTCTCCTGCACACATTCGCATACTTTTTTTGGGGACACTACCAACAATCCCCTATACCCTTCTCATTTGACTCTTCTGGGctcatttctgctgcaaaatcTCCACACAATTAGCCAATTATGACAGCTAATTAGTCATCAAACCCCAAAAGGCTAACCTCCCGCCCTCTTCACAGCCTCACACTGTGCACTAGCCCTTGCTGAGCGAGCAGCACACGTGGGTGGAGATCCCATGCTCTCCTCGGTCCCACTCCCTGCTCCCTTCTGCCCTTCATAAAGGCAGGACTTCACAGAGTAACCTTGGTATTGCCAAGCAGAGTGGTTCTGCTGTAGGGCTTCCTGAATGAGGTCCTATGTACAGCATGCCACCCACCTTCCAAGGAGACTCTTCTCCCTTCTGCATTGTCCCCAGCTCAGGACATGGGGACAAACAAGACCTGTCCTCTCAAAACCACAGGTACAGCATCACAGGACTTAGGACACCAGAGGCTTCCCAGGCTCTTCAGCTCTTCCTTAGAGCTAAGCAAAAAACCAGTCAACTAAAGGAATCATCCACATTTGCCTAGAAGGTGTCTTCCATAGCCTGGGATGTAGCTGCAATAAGGACTGGGGGATAAAATAAAGTTCATTCTTTTCATCCCTACCCTACAACTAAGCCCAACTGGTTCTGTCCTGGGTGCTCACAGCACGGGAACCCCCTACACTTGCAGTTGCTGCTCCCCACGCTGAAGCACAAGCTCTCAGTGGAGCATTTCAGTGTTACTAGAGGAGCCATACACACATTTTCACCCAGACACTCTCCAGGTCATGCAGTTTCCTAATGAAACTATGAAAAcatccagtctttttttttttcactttctgggCTCCACAATGCTTCTCCATAATTTAAGTCTTCCATCAAACTAGTGACTTCACACAGACAGTTTATTTGATCATGGTTAGCCACTTATCACCACAGCATCTCCAGCTGGCCCATTTAAAGTGGgctctttctcttccatctcaTGGGAGAGCCACAGGACAATTCACAGCTTGGTCTCCAGCCCCTGACCATCCCCCTGCCATTCTCCTAATAGTCCTGTAAATTAAAAGATAACTTCTCTTCAAGACCATTTATGCAACGGCTGCTAGAGCtcaccaccaaaaaaatcacagaatcatagaatattaaggttggaaaagacctctaagatcagCAAGTCCAACCATCGACACAACatcaccatgtctactaaaccgtgtcctgaagtgccacgtctacatgtgttttaaacacctccagggatggtgactccaccacctctctgggcagcctgttccaatgcctgaccactcttttggtgaagaaaaaaaaaaaaaagtaaaaaaaaaagtaaaaaaaaaaaagtggggtcACAGGTAGGAAACGTCATCTCAGTTGTCACTTATTGGAGGCAAACTCCATTACCTGCATGTgcaagacacacacacacacagacagaagATGAACACTGTTCCGCAGCCGAGGGTGGCCAGCTCTGCAACTGTTCAAGTCATTTCAcacctctttctcctcccactcTGTCTGCCTCCTCTGCTCAGGCTGTTAGTGATACGCAGCGAGGGCTCTTGGTGCAGGCTGCCCGACCCTCGGTGCCAGTGAAGGCAAGGCTTGAGGTTGCTCAAACACACCAGCAGCAATAACAAGCGGAGCTGGAACCACCTTGGCAAATTAAGGCTGAAGAACAGTGTTTTGTGCCATgggcaagggaaggaggaggacaggACACTGCTAGTAAGACTCATAAGCACATCAATGCGCTCTCATCATTCAGCAGTTTGCTATTGCCCCATACCCAAGTTTTGATAAGTGCCAAACACCTCGGAGGTCAAGCAGATCTATTTATGTGAAGTCAACCACACGCATTCAGCTGATGAGGAAATAAATAGAAGTTACTCTTTGCCTCTATAAACAAAGTAAGTGCCAAGTCATTTGAGAGAATAAAGGAGTGATTAATTGGGTCACAATGACTGTGACATATGTACTTATCTTAAATCCCTACCTCATGCCCTCTGTCTTGCACAGGACATGATTCACTGTCTGCTTCTGAGAATGACCCAGACTCATCGCTGGAGTTTGTTCCATAGGATGGCTCACATTTAATCTGGGCTCGGACCGGGTTGTACAATCCATCCCCCACCACGCCGGGCTCCTGGTGCTCGGGCGCCAGGAATCGGGGGCCTTGGGagcaaggggaagaggagagctcGCAAAGACGCAGACTGCAGGGAGAGCCGCCGCTGCCGTCCTCTGCGTATGAGTAGGAAGAGCATGAGCTGGAGGTCCTGGTTCTGGTTTCCAAAGGAGGAGAGCGAGGGCAAACTTTAATTGGCACCGGACAGCTGGTGTTCGGCCGCATCCTTCCCGTCAAGTGATCAGCTGTCAGTCCGCTGTGCGAATAGGTCTGAGAGCTGGGGAGAGACTGGCTACTGCCAGCCCACAGACCCTTTGGCACAGTCTCACTGAGGTCTTTGTCCAAGCTGCTCACACCAGAATATGAATGCACCGAAGTGTTTACTTGGTCACAAGCATTTGAAGAGAATATAACACTCCTCCTGTCCAGTTCTCCTTCTTGCTTACAGAGAGTTTCAAAGCCGGGCCCCCTGAGCGGTGATCCCACTGTGAAGTTGGAAGCATCCTTCTGCATGGCATGGGACTGTCCATAGTTCCCTGTGAAAGGGACGTAATCAGTTTTGTGGTCACCCTGAGTTGTCCCTTTTTCAAAAGGGCATGCTGGACTCCTGCCAAAGTGCTGTTGGGAAGTGCTGGGGAAGCCAACCAAATCtatgctttttgttctgttgaaGAAAGACCGCAAGCAAGAAGGAGAGGACCCACTTTTTGGCCTGTCAACGCAAGTGGGGCTTGGCTGTTTCCTGTCCATTTCAACATCCCCTTCTTTATCCCTGATGTCAGGTTCATCTCCAGACAGGCAAAGTGTGATGCTTTCTTCATCATTCTCTTCATTCTGAGGCTCGCTTTTTATCTGCCCCATAGCAAGTCCTgatttgaggccatttccagAGCTCTCTTCGCTGAATGTGCTTGCAAAACCTGAGGTACTGATGTGTGATGTGTTGTAGACATTCTTGGTACAAGCAAGCTGGTATTTCTTGTATCTAGGGTACCGTGTTACTGCATCTTTGTCCAAATTGTCCTTGCTATCTCTCAGCATGTCAGAGTCAGGCAGCATCCCTTCCCCTTTGTCTGTTCCAGCAACAGTGGTTTCAAAATTGAAGGGCTCTTGGTGCACCCTCTCTCTTGGGCAAGATATTTTTGATGTCTCCGATTC is a window encoding:
- the BACH2 gene encoding transcription regulator protein BACH2, with the protein product MSVDEKTDSPMYVYESTVHCTNILLCLNDQRKQDILCDVTLIVEGKEFRAHRAVLAACSEYFLQALVGQTENDLVVSLPEEVTVRGFGPLLQFAYTAKLLLSRENIQEVIHCAEFLRMHNLEDSCFSFLQTQLLNNEDGLFLCKKDTTCQRMHDEENSDGDEEETMESETSKISCPRERVHQEPFNFETTVAGTDKGEGMLPDSDMLRDSKDNLDKDAVTRYPRYKKYQLACTKNVYNTSHISTSGFASTFSEESSGNGLKSGLAMGQIKSEPQNEENDEESITLCLSGDEPDIRDKEGDVEMDRKQPSPTCVDRPKSGSSPSCLRSFFNRTKSIDLVGFPSTSQQHFGRSPACPFEKGTTQGDHKTDYVPFTGNYGQSHAMQKDASNFTVGSPLRGPGFETLCKQEGELDRRSVIFSSNACDQVNTSVHSYSGVSSLDKDLSETVPKGLWAGSSQSLPSSQTYSHSGLTADHLTGRMRPNTSCPVPIKVCPRSPPLETRTRTSSSCSSYSYAEDGSGGSPCSLRLCELSSSPCSQGPRFLAPEHQEPGVVGDGLYNPVRAQIKCEPSYGTNSSDESGSFSEADSESCPVQDRGHEVKLPFPVDQITDLPRNDFQMMIKMHKLTSEQLEFIHDVRRRSKNRIAAQRCRKRKLDCIQNLECEIRKLVCEKEKLLSERNQLKASMGELLDNFSCLSQEVCRDMQSPEQIQALHRYCPVLRPMDLQPATTISPSPAGVEQSLVTSQCVGESMQCCSEQSSVPLGAPWLPNNVSENCSAGGGLDGADTGTYPERELPPEQSSQTVTVDFCQEMTDKCTTDEQPRKDYT